One Brevinematales bacterium genomic region harbors:
- a CDS encoding DnaJ domain-containing protein, which yields MNYDDFRWAKEVLGISIPTTYKKIKKIYKDSVKQTHPDSSVLSPETADEETAKLNKAYDILRTYCENYRIDFSEKEFYRQVDEAVMHKRFYQDNYKKKTD from the coding sequence ATGAATTACGATGATTTTAGGTGGGCGAAGGAAGTACTCGGGATATCGATTCCCACGACGTATAAGAAGATAAAAAAGATTTATAAGGACTCGGTCAAGCAAACTCACCCCGATTCGTCGGTTCTCTCCCCTGAAACCGCCGACGAGGAGACCGCCAAGCTCAACAAGGCTTACGATATCCTCAGGACATACTGCGAGAACTACCGGATCGACTTCTCCGAGAAGGAGTTTTACCGGCAGGTGGACGAGGCGGTGATGCATAAACGTTTCTATCAGGATAATTACAAGAAGAAAACCGATTAA
- a CDS encoding RDD family protein, producing the protein MSMNEQPVESPVKDNQPILLHFAPVWKRILAYIVDMGFLKTIEITMIWIVFSNEINAIYQMKGTFEQQYQLMTNFFMGHSDLLLIAMVIVEASYFILMWFGGNQTLGMKLLKIAVIDASNRKLNILMCILRYFLLFLAAQLLYIPLIFVVNPVYHQRIHDFLTGTVVVEIPKHDDLEKDTSEEEKKAMDEIPD; encoded by the coding sequence ATGAGCATGAACGAACAACCCGTGGAAAGCCCTGTAAAAGATAACCAGCCCATCCTGTTGCATTTCGCTCCCGTATGGAAGCGTATTTTAGCTTATATAGTCGATATGGGGTTCCTGAAGACAATAGAAATCACGATGATATGGATCGTCTTCTCCAATGAGATCAACGCGATTTACCAGATGAAGGGCACGTTCGAACAGCAGTACCAGCTGATGACGAATTTCTTCATGGGGCACTCAGACCTTCTGCTGATAGCGATGGTTATAGTAGAAGCGTCCTATTTTATACTGATGTGGTTCGGCGGGAATCAGACTCTGGGCATGAAACTCCTGAAAATCGCGGTGATCGACGCGTCGAACCGGAAACTCAATATCCTGATGTGCATCCTGCGGTATTTCCTGCTCTTCCTCGCGGCGCAGTTATTATATATCCCCCTGATATTCGTCGTCAATCCGGTTTATCACCAGCGAATCCATGACTTCCTCACCGGAACGGTCGTAGTGGAAATCCCGAAGCACGATGACCTGGAGAAGGATACGTCCGAAGAGGAAAAAAAGGCAATGGATGAGATACCCGATTAA
- a CDS encoding methyltransferase domain-containing protein, whose translation MQTLFCPDCRVQLSSDNQCPRCGRKILSSGGIAIMTDDPAISGGNGDYDYIGFDDIASVYDDTRYGDPEVVENLGTVIAEQFPPDAVMLDIGAGTGIHTVNLAKSCKTAYACDISMNMLALLVKKAAGLGLSNIIPVRANALDLPFPDNTFDSAIAIHLLHLIKNTDAVVSEIFRVLKPGGVFVTTLIHFDNGKPSVSKRIDELYIRLAKDDSIGLADSPGWGKEEINPGLRKIFPAVEIISDPRLNFTLPDNPRRVWSQIADRTRSSQLEVDPAKHEIVIGRLNELMTGEFDADFLDSRKDRKLNFDIVVCKK comes from the coding sequence ATGCAAACCTTATTCTGCCCGGATTGCCGTGTACAGTTATCCTCCGATAATCAATGCCCCCGTTGCGGGCGGAAAATCCTCTCATCCGGCGGTATCGCTATTATGACGGACGACCCCGCGATCTCCGGGGGTAACGGCGACTACGACTATATCGGTTTCGACGATATCGCGTCGGTCTATGACGACACCCGTTACGGAGACCCCGAAGTGGTGGAGAACCTCGGCACGGTCATCGCGGAACAGTTCCCCCCGGACGCGGTCATGCTCGACATCGGCGCGGGCACGGGAATCCACACGGTCAATCTGGCGAAATCCTGCAAAACGGCCTACGCCTGCGATATATCCATGAATATGCTCGCGCTGCTGGTTAAAAAGGCCGCGGGTTTGGGGCTTTCTAACATCATCCCCGTCCGCGCGAATGCCCTCGACCTGCCGTTCCCGGATAATACGTTCGACTCCGCTATCGCGATCCATCTCCTGCATCTGATAAAAAACACCGACGCCGTAGTCAGTGAAATATTCCGGGTACTGAAACCCGGCGGCGTATTTGTCACGACGCTCATCCACTTCGATAACGGTAAGCCGTCGGTATCCAAACGTATCGACGAGCTGTATATCCGTCTCGCGAAGGATGATAGTATCGGGTTAGCCGATTCCCCGGGATGGGGCAAGGAAGAAATCAACCCGGGGCTCAGAAAAATATTTCCCGCCGTGGAGATAATCTCCGACCCGAGGCTGAATTTTACCCTGCCGGATAATCCCCGACGGGTTTGGAGTCAGATCGCCGACAGGACGCGCTCCTCCCAGCTGGAAGTGGATCCGGCAAAGCACGAAATCGTTATCGGCAGGCTGAACGAACTCATGACCGGAGAGTTCGACGCGGATTTCCTCGATTCACGGAAGGACAGGAAGTTGAATTTCGACATTGTCGTATGTAAAAAATAA
- a CDS encoding phosphoribosylaminoimidazolesuccinocarboxamide synthase: MNAITSTNIRELKKLFSGKVRDIYEIDPDRWLLVTTDRISAFDVVFNEGIPDKGRVLNRISNKWFEKMTMLPNHLISTNPVNELPYLANYPGIAERAVIVKKVNRLPVECVVRGHLFGSVYSEYKESGTAGGLLLPSGLSLAEELPEPIFTPADKAESGHDENIDHARFFEVVGEKTGRQIMDYAIAIYIKARDIMKGLGIILADTKFEFGIDKEGTLILVDEVLTPDSSRYWDGDTFKVGESPRSYDKQFLRDYLNTLKWDKTPPPPPLPADIIDKTREKYVSILNTIEKI; the protein is encoded by the coding sequence ATGAACGCTATTACCTCCACGAATATCAGGGAACTGAAGAAATTATTCAGCGGAAAGGTGCGCGATATCTACGAGATCGATCCCGACCGGTGGCTCTTGGTGACCACCGACAGGATATCCGCGTTCGACGTCGTATTTAACGAGGGCATCCCCGATAAAGGAAGGGTGCTGAACCGGATATCCAATAAATGGTTCGAGAAGATGACGATGCTCCCGAATCATCTGATCAGCACGAACCCCGTGAACGAACTCCCGTATCTGGCGAATTACCCCGGTATCGCGGAGCGCGCGGTAATTGTTAAGAAGGTGAACCGTCTCCCGGTGGAATGCGTCGTGCGCGGCCACCTCTTCGGCAGCGTGTACAGCGAGTATAAAGAAAGCGGTACTGCCGGAGGACTGCTGCTCCCGTCGGGGCTCAGCCTCGCGGAGGAGCTCCCCGAACCGATCTTTACCCCCGCCGATAAGGCGGAATCCGGGCATGACGAGAATATCGACCATGCCAGGTTTTTCGAGGTGGTCGGCGAAAAGACCGGCAGGCAGATCATGGATTACGCGATCGCGATATATATCAAGGCCCGCGATATAATGAAAGGCCTCGGGATTATTCTCGCGGACACCAAGTTCGAGTTCGGCATCGACAAGGAAGGGACATTGATACTGGTGGACGAGGTACTGACGCCCGATTCCTCGCGTTACTGGGACGGCGATACGTTCAAGGTGGGCGAGAGCCCCCGGAGCTACGATAAACAGTTCCTGCGGGATTACCTGAACACACTGAAATGGGACAAGACTCCGCCGCCTCCGCCGTTACCCGCGGATATTATCGATAAAACCCGCGAGAAATACGTGAGCATACTGAATACGATTGAAAAAATATAA
- a CDS encoding SET domain-containing protein-lysine N-methyltransferase — protein MSEDMQSNRFYPESVPPFPQEPTREHFKIVKTDDKGEGIIALSNFHPGEIAFCFRGEVRTGMTLFTLQIEPGLHLHDPFFMGKVLHSCDPNLSCDMKSLTFTVLREIHPGDYLSMDYEQTEDELWRFFDCQCGSPQCKGMIMGKKYRAQMHPEKELELSR, from the coding sequence ATGTCGGAAGACATGCAATCGAACCGGTTCTATCCGGAGTCGGTGCCGCCGTTCCCGCAAGAACCCACGCGGGAGCATTTCAAAATCGTGAAAACGGATGATAAGGGGGAGGGTATTATCGCCCTTTCGAATTTTCATCCGGGCGAGATTGCTTTTTGTTTCCGGGGAGAAGTGAGGACGGGAATGACCCTGTTTACATTACAGATCGAGCCCGGCCTGCATCTTCACGATCCGTTTTTTATGGGCAAGGTGCTTCATAGCTGTGATCCGAATCTTTCCTGCGATATGAAGTCCCTGACCTTTACGGTTCTCAGGGAAATCCATCCCGGAGACTATCTCTCGATGGACTATGAACAGACCGAAGATGAATTGTGGCGGTTCTTCGATTGTCAGTGCGGTTCCCCTCAGTGCAAGGGCATGATTATGGGGAAAAAGTACCGCGCGCAAATGCACCCGGAAAAAGAACTCGAATTGTCAAGGTAA
- a CDS encoding S-adenosylmethionine decarboxylase, translating to MARDDYKRTEINGVRYYGKHLMLTAVACNENLLSIEKLSQFVKEMIPRIDMVSYGDLVIHRFGEGKEVGISAVQLIVTSAITIHTNDMARDMYLDVFSCKWYDEEIIVDMVKEYFAPEDMHVANVLRR from the coding sequence ATGGCCAGAGACGATTACAAGCGCACGGAGATCAACGGTGTCAGATATTATGGTAAACACCTGATGCTGACCGCGGTCGCGTGCAACGAGAACCTTCTCAGTATCGAGAAACTTTCTCAGTTCGTAAAGGAAATGATTCCCAGGATCGATATGGTTTCCTACGGAGACCTCGTTATCCACCGTTTCGGCGAGGGAAAAGAGGTCGGTATTTCCGCGGTACAGCTGATTGTTACCAGCGCGATCACGATCCATACGAACGATATGGCGCGCGATATGTATCTTGACGTATTCAGCTGCAAGTGGTACGATGAGGAAATCATCGTGGATATGGTTAAAGAATACTTCGCGCCAGAAGATATGCACGTGGCGAACGTACTAAGGAGGTAA
- a CDS encoding SpoIIE family protein phosphatase, producing the protein MKLTLSLLSFTFVLFYLSLAGFALYRGLKSRANQLFAFFALLLAAWALSYTFIFSAGDKDTVVSWYRFSSIGWTLASAAGFHLWFVLTRRHAKKFHILLPVLFYAPGIVFLIAALNGLLFAYDFIPVSYGWREMVNSLSPWVITYNIVQILFASGGIIMLLRWQGRNKNSVKIRIQTLIMIISILISTCLTFLSNFFSSVFSWDIPPLGHVFFGIWAFGIWISIIKYRLMNMTSEIVTDEITSKMMDILILVDPQGNVLKVNQSAEELLGYAQAELTGRAFSPLVHEKDHFFRLVLKVRDEFTPHSNEIQLISKKRELIPVLMSVSLIKDSLSDNAGFVIVAHDIREMKTLQKEIVNRKKAQEELRVTYAALEKEKNKLKIRNAIYEHELSLAHAIQMQFIPKNSPSPDIAFYYHSLEEVGGDFFDMVRYPNGSIGIFLSDVSGHGVPAALITSMIKSVTLQFSVLINSPEEFLYLMNDFLFGLTGGNFITAFYGIYDPAEHSLLFANAGHLPPLVVTREKVTPIGINKKGVPLGIMSNTEIQQGEKKYRNDKVMLEEGSKVYLYTDGLSETVNVKAPADSSEDFGERHLNNILREFSPLPINVFIDRIVQRLIDYRGSDVFEDDICMIGLEVPISKGGAKKGTGKKQEKRKQI; encoded by the coding sequence ATGAAACTAACTCTTTCCCTGCTGTCCTTTACTTTTGTGCTATTCTATCTCTCTCTAGCCGGATTCGCTCTTTACAGGGGATTAAAAAGCCGCGCGAACCAGCTATTCGCCTTTTTCGCCCTGCTCCTTGCGGCATGGGCGCTTAGTTACACGTTTATCTTCTCCGCCGGGGACAAGGATACAGTCGTCTCGTGGTACCGTTTTTCATCGATCGGGTGGACGCTCGCCTCCGCGGCCGGTTTCCATCTCTGGTTCGTCCTCACCCGCCGTCATGCGAAAAAGTTCCATATACTGCTGCCTGTTTTGTTCTACGCGCCCGGGATCGTATTTTTAATCGCCGCGCTGAACGGCCTCCTGTTCGCGTACGATTTTATTCCCGTATCCTACGGGTGGCGCGAAATGGTCAATTCCCTTTCCCCGTGGGTGATTACATACAATATTGTACAAATACTCTTCGCGTCAGGCGGGATAATCATGCTCCTGCGATGGCAGGGACGGAATAAAAACAGCGTAAAAATCCGCATTCAGACCCTGATTATGATTATTTCTATCCTCATCAGCACATGCCTTACCTTTTTATCGAATTTCTTCTCTTCGGTATTTTCATGGGATATCCCGCCGCTGGGGCATGTCTTTTTCGGGATATGGGCGTTCGGCATCTGGATATCCATCATCAAGTACCGTCTGATGAATATGACCTCCGAGATCGTTACCGATGAAATCACGTCGAAAATGATGGATATCCTGATTCTCGTCGATCCGCAGGGGAATGTCCTCAAGGTCAACCAGAGCGCGGAGGAACTTCTGGGATACGCGCAGGCCGAACTGACCGGGAGGGCGTTTTCCCCGCTGGTACACGAAAAAGACCACTTTTTCCGCCTCGTCCTCAAAGTCCGCGACGAGTTCACCCCGCATTCCAACGAAATCCAACTCATATCGAAAAAGCGCGAGCTTATTCCCGTGCTTATGTCCGTATCCCTGATTAAGGATAGCCTGAGCGATAACGCCGGATTTGTCATCGTCGCCCATGATATCCGCGAGATGAAAACCCTGCAGAAGGAAATCGTTAACAGAAAGAAGGCGCAGGAAGAATTACGGGTCACCTACGCCGCGCTCGAGAAGGAAAAAAATAAGCTGAAGATACGTAACGCGATATACGAGCACGAACTCTCGCTCGCCCATGCAATCCAGATGCAGTTTATCCCGAAGAATTCGCCCTCTCCCGACATCGCGTTCTACTATCACTCCCTCGAGGAGGTCGGCGGAGACTTCTTCGATATGGTGCGTTACCCCAACGGCAGTATCGGGATATTCCTGAGCGACGTTTCCGGGCACGGCGTACCCGCGGCGCTCATCACATCGATGATAAAAAGCGTCACCCTCCAGTTCTCGGTGCTGATCAACTCCCCGGAGGAGTTCCTATACCTGATGAACGATTTCCTGTTCGGCCTGACCGGCGGAAATTTTATCACCGCGTTCTACGGGATATACGACCCCGCCGAGCATAGCCTTTTATTCGCCAACGCAGGGCATCTTCCGCCGTTAGTGGTAACCCGTGAAAAGGTCACGCCTATCGGAATCAATAAAAAAGGGGTTCCGCTCGGCATAATGAGCAATACGGAGATCCAGCAGGGCGAGAAGAAGTACAGGAACGATAAAGTAATGCTCGAAGAAGGGTCTAAGGTCTATCTTTATACGGACGGCCTGTCGGAAACCGTCAACGTAAAAGCCCCGGCGGATTCGAGCGAAGATTTCGGCGAGAGGCATCTGAATAATATCCTCCGCGAATTTTCACCGCTCCCCATCAACGTGTTTATCGACCGCATCGTTCAACGGTTGATCGATTACCGGGGTTCGGATGTTTTCGAGGACGACATCTGCATGATCGGGCTGGAAGTGCCGATATCTAAGGGCGGGGCAAAGAAAGGAACGGGTAAAAAACAAGAAAAACGGAAACAGATATAG
- a CDS encoding exopolyphosphatase: MPKYRLITRSDFDGLVCAILFKELDMIEEILFVHPKDMQDGMVAVSSNDITTNLPYVPGVFLAFDHHLSETLRISGHPANHIIDPNAPSAARVVYEYYGGKKRFTKVTDELMEAVDKSDSGHFTQQEVLYPKKWGLLNFIMDPRTGLGRFKNFRVSNYDLMMTMIDFCRIHPIEKILEHPDVADRIELYFEQEEKFKDQIRRCSTIYKNLVVLDLLDESIIYAGNRFMIYALFPTINISIHALHGKNNSNTVFAVGKSIFNRTSNTDIGKMMLKFGGGGHLNAGTCQVDNDKAGAVLAELIDQINADG, from the coding sequence ATGCCTAAGTACCGGCTTATTACTCGAAGCGATTTTGACGGGCTGGTGTGCGCGATTCTGTTTAAAGAGCTCGACATGATCGAAGAGATTCTATTCGTTCATCCCAAGGATATGCAGGACGGTATGGTCGCCGTATCTTCGAACGATATCACCACGAATCTTCCCTATGTTCCGGGGGTATTCCTTGCTTTTGACCACCACTTGAGCGAAACTCTGCGCATTTCCGGGCATCCAGCAAATCATATCATCGATCCCAACGCCCCGTCCGCCGCCCGGGTGGTTTACGAATACTACGGCGGCAAGAAGCGTTTCACGAAAGTTACCGACGAATTGATGGAGGCTGTCGATAAATCCGATTCCGGCCATTTTACCCAGCAGGAAGTCCTATATCCCAAAAAATGGGGCTTACTGAACTTTATCATGGATCCGCGCACCGGCCTCGGCAGGTTTAAAAACTTCCGGGTATCCAACTACGACCTGATGATGACTATGATCGATTTCTGCCGTATCCATCCGATAGAGAAAATCCTCGAGCATCCCGATGTCGCCGACCGGATTGAGCTTTACTTCGAGCAGGAGGAGAAGTTCAAGGACCAGATACGCCGCTGTTCGACGATCTATAAAAACCTCGTAGTGCTCGACCTCCTCGACGAATCGATCATCTACGCCGGAAACCGTTTTATGATCTACGCGCTTTTCCCCACTATCAATATATCCATTCACGCCCTGCACGGAAAAAATAACAGCAACACGGTGTTTGCGGTCGGTAAGTCCATCTTTAACCGCACGTCGAATACGGATATCGGTAAAATGATGCTGAAGTTCGGCGGCGGCGGGCATCTCAACGCGGGTACGTGTCAGGTCGATAACGACAAGGCCGGGGCTGTTTTAGCGGAACTGATCGACCAGATCAACGCCGACGGTTAA
- a CDS encoding radical SAM protein, whose translation MLKWVKKRLHDAFLDNWKKNETGHPMHWLEVEVTRRCQLSCLHCGSSCGADQVPPGELTFDEWMKVFRRVAETYGTKEIKVAVTGGEPLVRQDIYRLIANITEMGFQVTMMTNGMTMDDTAVKYLAASGVGGIGVSIDGMEENHDWLRNRRGAFRKAADTLKTLQDSGYFYVEPITTVNKRNLGELARMEELFRSIGVPSWRMFKTFPIGRANQYPELFLDGGEFRTLMDFIKKRYTDKKHRPKVSFCEIGYLGDYELEVRSFFAQCFAGINTLAILADGSITGCAAVSPGFIQGNIRKDDVIDVWENRFRVFRDRSWMKRGGCGECGAYPYCRGDGFHLWEKGGLNPAECNFKMLNGG comes from the coding sequence ATGCTGAAATGGGTAAAGAAACGGCTGCACGACGCTTTCCTCGATAATTGGAAAAAGAACGAAACCGGGCACCCGATGCACTGGCTGGAGGTCGAGGTCACCCGCCGTTGCCAGCTCTCCTGTCTCCATTGCGGGAGTTCCTGCGGGGCGGATCAGGTTCCGCCGGGCGAGCTGACGTTCGACGAATGGATGAAGGTATTCCGGCGTGTCGCGGAGACCTACGGCACTAAGGAAATCAAGGTCGCGGTCACCGGCGGAGAACCGCTCGTGCGGCAGGACATCTACCGCCTGATAGCGAATATCACCGAGATGGGGTTTCAGGTCACGATGATGACGAACGGGATGACGATGGACGATACAGCGGTGAAATACCTCGCGGCGTCGGGGGTCGGCGGTATAGGGGTTTCTATCGACGGGATGGAGGAAAACCACGACTGGCTCCGAAACCGCAGGGGCGCGTTCCGAAAGGCGGCGGATACCCTGAAGACTTTACAGGATTCGGGGTATTTCTATGTCGAACCGATCACCACGGTCAATAAACGAAACCTCGGCGAGCTCGCGCGGATGGAGGAGTTGTTCCGCTCCATCGGCGTACCGTCATGGCGGATGTTCAAGACATTCCCTATCGGGCGGGCGAATCAGTACCCCGAACTTTTTCTCGACGGCGGCGAATTCCGCACCCTCATGGATTTCATAAAAAAACGTTATACCGATAAGAAACACCGCCCGAAAGTATCGTTCTGCGAGATCGGCTACCTCGGCGATTACGAGCTCGAGGTACGGAGCTTTTTCGCGCAATGCTTCGCGGGCATCAATACCCTCGCCATTCTCGCCGACGGGAGTATCACCGGATGCGCGGCGGTATCCCCCGGCTTTATACAGGGAAATATCCGCAAGGACGATGTGATCGACGTGTGGGAGAACCGTTTCAGGGTATTCCGCGACCGGAGCTGGATGAAGCGGGGCGGGTGCGGCGAATGCGGGGCGTATCCGTACTGCCGCGGCGACGGTTTCCACTTATGGGAAAAGGGCGGCTTGAACCCCGCCGAGTGCAATTTCAAGATGCTGAACGGGGGTTAG